One Aquamicrobium sp. genomic region harbors:
- the purH gene encoding bifunctional phosphoribosylaminoimidazolecarboxamide formyltransferase/IMP cyclohydrolase, with protein MAVASKNIPAPDLVKARRALLSVSDKTGLIELARALSGAGIELISTGGTAKAIAAEGIAVKDVSDITGFPEIMDGRVKTLHPSVHGGLLAIRDDFEHVQAMEAHNIGAIDIAVINLYPFEEVRAAGGDYASVVENIDIGGPAMVRASAKNHAYVAIVTDPADYGRLIETLAENGGATPYRFRQELAAKAYARTAAYDAAISGWFADALSIGDPAWRAFGGRLETVMRYGENPHQKAGFYVNGDRRPGVASARQLQGKQLSYNNVNDTDAAFELVAEFDPARTAAVAIIKHANPCGVAEGANLKDAYLAALACDPVSAFGGIVALNRLLDAEAAEEIVKTFTEVIIAPEASPEAAAIVAAKKNLRLLVTGGLPDPRAAGMTVRSVAGGLLVQSRDNAVVDDLELKTVTKRAPTDAEMADLAFAFRVAKHVKSNAIVYAKDRATVGIGAGQMSRVDSSRIAARKALDAAEAAGLTEPLTKGSVVASDAFFPFADGLLAAVEAGATAVIQPGGSMRDDEVIAAADENGIAMVFTGTRHFRH; from the coding sequence ATGGCCGTCGCCTCGAAGAACATTCCCGCCCCCGATCTCGTCAAGGCGCGCCGCGCGCTCCTGTCCGTCTCCGACAAGACCGGACTGATCGAGCTCGCCCGCGCGCTCAGCGGAGCCGGCATCGAGCTGATCTCGACCGGCGGCACGGCGAAGGCCATCGCCGCCGAGGGCATCGCGGTGAAGGACGTCTCCGACATCACCGGCTTTCCAGAGATCATGGACGGCCGCGTCAAGACGCTGCACCCGTCCGTCCATGGCGGCCTGCTCGCCATACGCGACGATTTCGAGCATGTGCAGGCGATGGAGGCGCACAATATCGGCGCCATCGACATCGCCGTCATCAACCTCTACCCGTTCGAGGAGGTGCGCGCAGCCGGCGGCGACTATGCTTCCGTGGTCGAGAACATCGACATCGGCGGCCCGGCTATGGTGCGCGCCTCGGCCAAGAACCACGCCTATGTGGCGATCGTCACCGACCCGGCCGACTACGGCCGCCTGATCGAGACGCTGGCTGAGAACGGTGGCGCGACGCCCTACCGCTTCCGGCAGGAGCTGGCGGCCAAGGCCTATGCCCGCACCGCCGCCTACGACGCGGCGATCTCGGGCTGGTTCGCGGACGCCCTTTCCATCGGGGACCCCGCATGGCGCGCCTTCGGCGGCCGGCTGGAGACGGTGATGCGCTATGGCGAGAACCCGCACCAGAAGGCGGGCTTCTACGTCAATGGCGACAGGAGGCCCGGCGTCGCCAGCGCCCGCCAGCTCCAGGGCAAGCAGCTCTCCTACAACAACGTCAACGACACCGACGCCGCCTTCGAGCTGGTCGCCGAGTTCGACCCCGCCCGCACCGCGGCGGTCGCCATCATCAAGCACGCCAACCCGTGCGGCGTCGCAGAAGGCGCGAACCTGAAGGACGCCTACCTCGCCGCGCTGGCCTGCGACCCGGTCTCGGCCTTCGGCGGCATCGTCGCGCTGAACCGCCTGCTCGACGCGGAAGCCGCCGAGGAGATCGTCAAAACCTTCACCGAGGTCATCATCGCGCCCGAGGCCTCGCCGGAAGCGGCGGCCATCGTGGCGGCGAAGAAAAATTTGCGCCTCCTCGTCACCGGCGGCCTGCCCGACCCGCGCGCCGCCGGCATGACGGTCAGGTCGGTCGCCGGCGGCCTCCTCGTCCAGAGCAGGGATAACGCCGTGGTCGACGATCTCGAGCTGAAAACGGTGACGAAGCGCGCGCCGACGGACGCCGAGATGGCGGACCTCGCCTTCGCCTTCCGCGTCGCCAAGCATGTCAAGTCGAACGCCATCGTCTATGCCAAGGACCGCGCCACGGTCGGCATCGGCGCCGGCCAGATGAGCCGGGTCGATTCCTCGCGCATCGCCGCGCGCAAGGCGCTCGACGCCGCCGAGGCGGCCGGGCTCACGGAGCCGCTGACGAAGGGCTCGGTCGTCGCCTCCGACGCCTTCTTCCCCTTCGCCGACGGGCTGCTCGCCGCGGTCGAGGCCGGCGCGACGGCGGTGATCCAGCCGGGTGGCTCGATGCGCGACGACGAGGTGATCGCCGCCGCCGACGAGAACGGCATCGCCATGGTCTTCACCGGCACCCGCCACTTCCGCCACTGA
- a CDS encoding MFS transporter: MDDEKHGPASRPDPDPAARPVARRGIWGWMLFDWAQQPFHTLVITFVFAPYFAAAVAPDAARGQELWGYATGIGGLLIALSSPVLGAIADASGPRKPWVFVFSIIGVIGCWMLWYATPGMGDLTFVLIAIALAVFGMEFAAVFNNAMMPDLVPRSELGRLSGSAWGLGYVGGLISLVLVLGFMSASPESGRTMLGFEPIFGLDPLSREGDRASGPLTALWYVIFALPMFLFTPDIPRKAARAGAIRRGLDNLVATLRRLPGEKSYFGFLMSSMFYRDALNALYAFGGIYAAGVLGWSIIQIGIFGILANITGALGAWIGGRADQRYGPKVVVTWSILILILCCVLVISMTQTQVLFVTVAAEAGASSLPDIVFYTAGALIGSAGGSIQAASRTLLVDQVERDRVTEAFGLYALSGKATTFIGPLAIAFATAFFASEVFGFTTQEAQRLGVTPIIVLFVIGLVLLPLVKTRYYATEAAAG, translated from the coding sequence ATGGACGACGAGAAACATGGTCCGGCTTCCCGGCCGGACCCCGATCCGGCCGCGCGGCCGGTTGCCCGGCGCGGCATCTGGGGCTGGATGCTGTTCGACTGGGCGCAGCAGCCGTTCCACACGCTCGTCATCACCTTCGTCTTCGCGCCCTATTTCGCTGCCGCCGTCGCGCCGGACGCGGCGCGCGGGCAGGAGCTGTGGGGCTACGCCACCGGCATAGGCGGGCTGCTGATCGCGCTGTCCTCGCCGGTGCTGGGCGCCATCGCCGACGCGTCCGGCCCGCGCAAGCCGTGGGTGTTCGTGTTCTCGATCATCGGCGTCATCGGCTGCTGGATGCTGTGGTACGCCACGCCCGGCATGGGCGACCTGACCTTCGTGCTGATCGCCATCGCGCTCGCCGTGTTCGGCATGGAGTTCGCCGCCGTCTTCAACAACGCGATGATGCCCGACCTCGTGCCCCGCTCCGAACTCGGCCGGCTTTCCGGCTCGGCCTGGGGCCTGGGCTATGTCGGTGGGCTGATCTCGCTGGTGCTGGTGCTCGGCTTCATGTCGGCCTCGCCGGAGAGCGGGCGCACCATGCTCGGCTTCGAGCCGATCTTCGGCCTCGACCCACTATCACGCGAAGGCGACCGCGCCTCGGGGCCGCTGACCGCGCTGTGGTACGTGATCTTCGCGCTGCCAATGTTCCTGTTCACGCCGGACATCCCGCGCAAGGCGGCGCGCGCGGGCGCGATCCGGCGCGGGCTCGACAACCTCGTCGCCACGCTGCGTCGCCTGCCGGGCGAGAAGAGCTATTTCGGCTTCCTGATGTCGTCGATGTTCTACCGCGACGCGCTCAACGCGCTCTATGCCTTCGGCGGCATCTACGCGGCGGGCGTGCTCGGCTGGTCGATCATCCAGATCGGCATTTTCGGCATCCTCGCCAACATCACCGGCGCGCTCGGCGCGTGGATCGGCGGCCGCGCCGACCAGCGCTACGGCCCCAAGGTCGTGGTGACGTGGTCGATCCTGATCCTCATCCTGTGCTGCGTGCTCGTCATCTCGATGACCCAGACGCAGGTGCTGTTCGTGACCGTGGCGGCGGAGGCCGGGGCGAGCAGCCTGCCAGACATCGTGTTCTACACGGCCGGCGCGCTGATCGGCTCGGCCGGCGGCTCGATCCAGGCCGCCTCGCGCACGCTGCTGGTCGATCAGGTCGAGCGCGACCGGGTGACGGAAGCGTTCGGGCTCTACGCGCTGTCGGGCAAGGCGACGACCTTCATCGGCCCGCTCGCCATCGCCTTCGCCACCGCCTTCTTCGCCTCGGAAGTCTTCGGCTTCACGACGCAGGAAGCACAGCGGCTCGGCGTGACGCCGATCATCGTCCTGTTCGTGATCGGGCTGGTGCTGCTGCCGCTGGTGAAGACGCGCTACTACGCGACGGAGGCGGCGGCGGGCTGA